The Haloarchaeobius litoreus DNA window GCCAGGACGCACAGGCCGCGCTCTACGCACAGCTCGACGACCAGAGCCGCTTCCACGAGCGCATCAACGGCTTCTGGGGCGTCGTCATCATCGGCAGCCTCGCGCTGGTGCTGCTGGTGACCATCGCGTTCCTCCCGCGGAAGGAGTGACCCGACTCGCGGATTCTTCTACTGCGGTGTGCGTTCGTCGGTCGTGACCAGTGCCCGATAGCCGCTCGACACGACGAGCAGCGTGCTCCCGACCGCCGTCAGATACAGCCCGGTCGCCGGGGCGTACTACTGGCTGCCGAGCAGCGACTGGAACTCGACGGCCGCGGCGAGGCTGCCGGCACAGCCGGTGACGAGTGCGGCCGTCACGGTGAACTGGCTGTCCGGGCGGGCGAGCAGGCCCAGGGCCACGAGGACGCTCCAGACCAGCAGTGGGAAGCCGAGGTACTCGACGCCGCTGCTCATTCCGGGGAGGTAGACCAGCGGGATGGTCTCTTGGGTCGGCCGTAGCCACGGGAGCCAGACTCCGATTGCGATCAGGCCGACTCCTGCGAGCGAGACTGCCTGCTGTCGTCGCATCACGACCGGGTTCCGGGTGGTCACTTGTGGACTTTCTGCCATCTCGGCTGGTGACGGGTGTGTCGTTTTGGGCCGGGAGGGACTTGAACCACGGTCGTTCCACTCGCAGGCTCGTTCCACTCCCTGATTCAAGTCCCTCCGGCGTCGCTACTCACTGCTCACTGTCGTTCGCAGGAGTAGCGGGCCGGGAGGGACTTGAACCCCCGACCGTCTGGTTAAAAGCCAGACGCTCTGCCGAACTGAGCTACCGGCCCGTGCGCTCGACAGTTCGCAGTGGGACGGTTAAAGGGTTGTCGTTCGCCGGGGTAGCATCGAACGGTTTTAACGGTGGGTCGAACCACTCATAGCCATGCACGAGTTCGCCGACCGCTGGGGTGAGGACCTCCGAGAGTTCTTCGACGAACTGCTGCGATTCGACACGACGGACGGCGGGGAGGCACCCGCGATGGACTGGCTCCGCGAGCGCTTCGACGAGTTCGGCTTCGAGACGTACGAGTGGACCGCCGACGCGGCCGCGCTGGCCGAGCATCCGTCGTTCCCTGACGACCCCGCCGAGATCGAGGTCGCGGACCGCCCCTCGGTCGCGGGCGTGGTGGAGTTCGGCGACCCCGACGCGGGCCCGACGCTGGTGCTGAACGGCCACGTCGACGTGGTGCCGGCGACGCGGTCGGCGTGGTCGAGCGACCCCTTCGAGCCGGTCTGGGACGGCGACCGGATGACCGCTCGCGGGGCCGCGGACATGAAGGGCGGGCTGACCGCCTGCGTGTTCGCGGCGCGCCACCTCGCAACGCTGGCGGCGAGAGCGGACGGTCCGGACCTGGACGGCCGCGTCGTCGTCGAGGGCGTCGCCGGCGAGGAGGAGGGCGGCATCGGCGCTGCGGCGGCGGCGATGGACAACCCGTACCCGTTCGACCGCGACGCGGCCATCATCGGCGAGCCGACCGAACTCGGCGTCGTCACCGCCGTCGAGGGCAGCGTGATGAAACGCCTGCGCATCGAGGGCCGCTCCGCCCACGCGGCGACGCGCTGGCGCGGCGAGTCCGTCCTCCCGCACTTCGAGCGCGTCCGCCACGCCTTCGAGGAGCTGGAGGCCGAGCGCGAGGCGCGCATCGACCATCCGCTGTACGAGGACTACCCGATCAAGTGGCCGGTCTGTTTCGGCACCGTCCGCGCGGGCAACTGGGCCTCCGCGGTCCCGGACGAGCTCGTCGCCGAGGTCCGCATCGGCGTCGCCCCCGGCGAGACCGTCGCCGGCGTCGAGGCCGAGTTCCAGGACCGGCTGGACGCGGTGGTCGCCGAGAGCGAGTGGCTCTCCGAGCACCCGCCGACGTTCGAGCGCTTCTCCATCCAGTTCGAGCCCGCGTCGGTGGACCCGGAGGACCCCGTCGTCGGCGCGGTTCGAGCGGCCGCCGAGGAGGCCGGGCTGGACTCGGAGCCGTACGGGGGCACCTTCGGCGCGGACAGCCGCCACTACCAGCACGCCGGGATTCCCACGGTGCTGTTCGGCCCCGGGAGCATCGACCAGGCGCACTTCCCAGACGAGTCCATCGACGTCCGTGAGGTGGAGACGGCTGCTGGCGTGATTGCCGATGCTGCCGCGCGATTCTGCGGCCGCTAGTTCGGCTATTACTCGTCGTTCTCGTGTTCTCAGTCGTGGGATTTGCTGGAGACGACAACAGCCAGAAATCCCCGAGGTTCTCGGCTCCCGCGGCTCGCTGTCGTTCGAAAGACGCCTCCGGCGTCTTTCGTGATGACGAGAGAGCTTCGCTCTCTCGAACCACGGTCCTCGTGCCTGCGGTCCTTGCTTCGCCGGGGTTCGCCGAGAACCTCGCCCCTTTCAGTCCCACCCGACAGCACCGCAACCGCCCTCGGGCCTCCCCAGCCTCCTGCGATGCTCAGTCGCTAGCGCTCCCTGCGCGTCTCGTCCCTCGCGCGTGCCTGGCTCGCGGCCTCGCAGGGCTCGGCACGCTCGACAGCGCGCGCCACTTGGTTCGGTCGGGAGTATCGACGCGGCTATCGTGGAAAAACCGCAACCGACCCGGCTTTAGAGGTACTCGTCGAGCGCCTCGGCCACCACGTCGTCGGGCGTCCGGTTCTCCACGGAGGCGCGTCGGCGGAGCTCCCGGTAGGTCGCGGGCGGGAGCCGGAGGTCGAGCGCGCCGAGGGTGACGCCGTGTTCGGCGAGCGCGTCGGCGACGGAGGTGCCGTCGTTGACCGCGCTGGCGACGGAGCGCACCTCGCGGACGGTGAGGCCACCGTCGAGGACCGCCCAGGCGAGGTAGAGCCGGGCCTCGCCGGCGACGCGGGCGACGTGCTTGGCTGCCGTGGGGGCGATGTGGCCCTGGGCGACGTGGCGGCGGATGGACTCGGGGAGGTCGTGGACGCGGGCCCACTTGCGGATGAAGGAGACGGTGACAGGTTCGCCGACGCGCTCGGCGGCGGCGGTGTAGGAGCCCTCGCCGCGGACGAGCGCGGCGCAGGCGGCGGCCCCGCGCAGCATGTAGACGTTGTCCTCGCTCCCGACGGTGTTGCGGGCGAAGGCGTCGACGGTCTCGGCGGCTGCGGCGAGCGAGTCGGGGTCGGTCGGATCGAACTGGACCGCATCGCGGGCTCGCTCGCCGGTGACGGCCGGGTCGCCCCGGATGACGGGCTCGCCGATGGGGGATTCCCGCTCGGTCCGGGTTGGCCGTTCGTCGCTCATTGGGCGTCGTTGGGGGTCACCGGGCAAAAACTCCCTGCTGGTGTGTGGGTCACTCCTCGTCGCGCTCCTCGGAGAGGTGCTCCCAGATCTCGGTACAGCCCGCCCCGGGTTCGACGTCGCGGAGGTGGGCGTCGTGGCGGTCGTCGTTGCGTTCGTCGTCGGCTTCGTCGTCGGTTTCGACGGACCGGCCGGTCATCGTGGTGCCTCCGGTTCGTACAGCTCCGGTGCCACGTCGGCGGAGGCGTGCTGGCGCTCGGAGTCAGGTCGGTCGGGGGTCGACTCGTCGGTCATCGTCGTGTCGTAACAGCGGCCCCTCCTTAACCGACGCTGCCCGGACAATCGTCACCGGGGCTCGGGGGTACCGGAGCTTCCGGCCGGTATCTCCGACGCGGAGCCGCGGTTGGAACCGACGGACGGGAGCCGATTCGCGGTACCGCCGCCTGTCGTCGAACGCACGAAGCGTTGCACCGGGCGACGGGCCCACCCTGCTGGGGGCCCAACGGCCAGTATGGCAACGGAACTGCGCGTGCTGGACGACGGCGCGTGGATCAGCGTCGACAACCAGCGGCGGGTGCCCAACAGCGACATCTGGCCCCTCGCAGTCACCGACTTCTGTCCCTGCGAGACGGCCCACGTCGT harbors:
- a CDS encoding M20/M25/M40 family metallo-hydrolase: MHEFADRWGEDLREFFDELLRFDTTDGGEAPAMDWLRERFDEFGFETYEWTADAAALAEHPSFPDDPAEIEVADRPSVAGVVEFGDPDAGPTLVLNGHVDVVPATRSAWSSDPFEPVWDGDRMTARGAADMKGGLTACVFAARHLATLAARADGPDLDGRVVVEGVAGEEEGGIGAAAAAMDNPYPFDRDAAIIGEPTELGVVTAVEGSVMKRLRIEGRSAHAATRWRGESVLPHFERVRHAFEELEAEREARIDHPLYEDYPIKWPVCFGTVRAGNWASAVPDELVAEVRIGVAPGETVAGVEAEFQDRLDAVVAESEWLSEHPPTFERFSIQFEPASVDPEDPVVGAVRAAAEEAGLDSEPYGGTFGADSRHYQHAGIPTVLFGPGSIDQAHFPDESIDVREVETAAGVIADAAARFCGR
- a CDS encoding DUF7119 family protein, translated to MSDERPTRTERESPIGEPVIRGDPAVTGERARDAVQFDPTDPDSLAAAAETVDAFARNTVGSEDNVYMLRGAAACAALVRGEGSYTAAAERVGEPVTVSFIRKWARVHDLPESIRRHVAQGHIAPTAAKHVARVAGEARLYLAWAVLDGGLTVREVRSVASAVNDGTSVADALAEHGVTLGALDLRLPPATYRELRRRASVENRTPDDVVAEALDEYL